TAAGTACATTGATTTTAATGTTGATGTAACTTTGCCAATTAAACTGGTCAAATTTGTATTTATTTATATCCCAGTATTCATTTGGAAACTACTTCTTGCAAATCTTGATATGGCACGAAGAGTTCTCAGTCCTAAAATCCCTTTAAATCCGGGAATAGTTAAAGTAAAAACGGATATAAAAAGTGATTTAGGAAAATTAACATTAGCAAATTCAATTACACTTACCCCGGGTACGTTGTCAATTGATGTAGAAGGTGAATATATTTATGTTCATAGTGTTGATGTTAAAAACAAAAACGAGGTAGAAATAAGTAAAAATATTTCTGGGCCTTTTGAAAAAATCCTGGGAGGTATCTTTAAATGATTGAAGTTATGGATATTGTGGTTTTTTCTTTAATGGGTTTTGGTATTTTATTTACCTTAGTTAGAATGATTAAAGGTCCAAAATTGAGTGATAGAGTTGTATCACTTGATACGTTTAATATGATTGTTATTGGTGTAATCGTCGTATTAGCATCTGTATTTAAGAGCAGTTTATATTTAGATATAGCCATTGTTTATGCTATATTGGCTTTTCTTGAAACAGTTGTATTTTCTAGATATTTGGAGGGTAAAAACTATGGAAATAATTAGTTATGTTTTTATGACTATAGGAGGCTTATTCTTCTTTTTAGGTGGACTTGGTGTACTAAGAATGCCAGACACGTTTAATCGAATTCAAGCGGGCACTAAAGCAACTACTTTAGGAGCTTTTTC
The sequence above is drawn from the Mariniplasma anaerobium genome and encodes:
- a CDS encoding cation:proton antiporter, giving the protein MIEVMDIVVFSLMGFGILFTLVRMIKGPKLSDRVVSLDTFNMIVIGVIVVLASVFKSSLYLDIAIVYAILAFLETVVFSRYLEGKNYGNN
- a CDS encoding Na+/H+ antiporter subunit E, whose product is MKYFTTFVTLLLIYLLLAGFVVEEVILGSAVSAVLTFILFKYIDFNVDVTLPIKLVKFVFIYIPVFIWKLLLANLDMARRVLSPKIPLNPGIVKVKTDIKSDLGKLTLANSITLTPGTLSIDVEGEYIYVHSVDVKNKNEVEISKNISGPFEKILGGIFK